A region from the Salvelinus fontinalis isolate EN_2023a chromosome 23, ASM2944872v1, whole genome shotgun sequence genome encodes:
- the dync1i2a gene encoding dynein, cytoplasmic 1, intermediate chain 2a isoform X1, whose protein sequence is MSDKSELKAELERKKQRLAQIREEKKRKEDERKKKEADPKKDAAPLDDSDLEKKRRETDALLQSMGITSADVPVVPPPMSPTCKSVGTPSEAGSQDSGDGAVGPRTLHWDSDPSTLQLHSDSDLRRGPLKMGMAKITHVDFPPKEMVSYTKETQTPVMTQQKEEEEEEEEVAPPQLVPEARTEKPVQKEEEEAPPQELTEEEKLQILHSEQFITFFDHSTRIVERALSEHVDVFFDYSGREMEEKEGEIQAGTKLFLNRQFMDERWSKHRVVTCLDWSAQYPELLVASYNNNEEAPHEPDGVALVWNMKYKKNTPEYVFHCQSAVMSAAFAKFHPNLVVGGTYSGQIVLWDNRSNKRTPIQRTPLSAAAHTHPVYCVNVLGTQNANNLISISTDGKMCSWSLDMLSQPQDSLELVLKQSKAVAVTSMSFPLGDVNNFAVGSEDGSVYMACRHGSKAGISEMFEGHHGPITGIDCHTATGPIDFSHLFVTSSFDWTVKLWSTKNNKPLYSFEDNSDYVYDVMWSPTHPALFACVDGVGHLDLWNLNNDTEVPTASTTVEGNPALNRVRWAHSGKEIAVGDSDGQILVYDVGEQIAVPRNDEWTRFVRTLAEINENRDDAEELAAQRLSA, encoded by the exons ATGTCAGACAAAAGCGAGCTAAAAGCGGAGCTTGAAAGGAAGAAGCAACGCCTGGCTCAGATCAGGGAGGAGAAAAAAAGGAAGGAAGATGAGCGCAAAAAGAAAGAG GCTGACCCGAAGAAAGATGCCGCCCCACTGGATGACTCGGACTTGGAGAAAAAGAGACGTGAGACAGATGCCCTTCTGCAGAGCATGGGCATCACGTCAGCTGATGTTCCTGTTG TCCCTCCTCCCATGTCTCCAACCTGCAAATCCGTGGGCACACCAAGCGAGGCAGGGAGCCAAGACTCAGGCGATGGCGCCGTGGGACCCAG GACTCTCCACTGGGACTCTGACCCGTCCACTCTTCAGCTTCACTCTGACTCTGACCTGCG GCGTGGACCTCTGAAGATGGGCATGGCCAAGATCACCCATGTTGACTTCCCTCCAAAAGAGATGGTGTCGTACACCAAGGAGACCCAGACACCTGTGATGACCCAGCAGAAAGAAG aggaagaagaagaggaggaagttgCTCCACCACAACTAGTGCCTGAGGCCCGAACAGAGAAACCTGtccagaaagaggaggaggaag cACCTCCACAAGAGCTGACCGAGGAGGAGAAGCTGCAGATCCTCCACTCTGAGCAGTTCATAACCTTCTTTGACCACAGCACCCGCATCGTGGAGCGGGCCCTGTCCGAACATGTGGACGTCTTCTTCGACTACAGTGGTCGcgagatggaggagaaggaggg TGAGATCCAGGCGGGGACCAAGCTGTTTCTGAACAGGCAGTTTATGGACGAGCGCTGGTCCAAGCACCGTGTGGTCACCTGTCTGGACTGGTCCGCTCAG TATCCTGAGCTGCTGGTTGCCTCATACAACAACAACGAGGAAGCCCCCCACGAGCCGGACGGGGTGGCCCTGGTCTGGAACATGAAGTACAAGAAGAACACGCCGGAGTACGTCTTCCACTGCCAG tctGCAGTGATGTCGGCCGCCTTTGCCAAGttccaccctaacctggtggtggGGGGCACCTACTCAGGGCAGATCGTTCTGTGGGACAACCGGAGCAACAAGAGGACCCCCATACAGAGGACCCCCCTGTCAGCAGCAGCACACACG CACCCAGTGTACTGTGTGAACGTGCTGGGCACCCAGAACGCCAACAACCTCATCAGCATCTCTACCGACGGCAAGATGTGTTCCTGGAGCCTGGACATGCTGTCTCAGCCGCAG GACAGCCTGGAGCTGGTGTTGAAGCAGTCGAAGGCCGTCGCTGTCACCTCCATGTCTTTCCCCCTCGGAGATGTCAACAACTTTGCGGTGGGGAGCGAGGACGGTTCCGTCTACATGGCGTGTCGTCATGGaag TAAAGCAGGGATCAGTGAGATGTTTGAGGGCCACCACGGGCCTATCACAGGGATAGACTGTCACACAGCGACCGGGCCCATCGACTTTTCCCACCTGTTTGTCACCTCCTCCTTCGACTGGACCGTCAAGCTGTGGAGCACTAAG AACAACAAGCCGCTGTACTCGTTCGAGGACAACTCGGATTACGTCTACGACGTCATGTGGTCCCCCACTCACCCGGCGCTGTTTGCGTGTGTGGATGGAGTGGGCCATCTTGACCTGTGGAACCTGAACAACGACACTGAG GTTCCTACTGCCAGTACCACAGTGGAGGGGAACCCAGCCCTGAACCGCGTGCGATGGGCCCATTCCGGCAAAGAGATTGCCGTGGGAGACTCTGATGGACAGATTCTGGTCTATGATGTTGGAGAG CAAATCGCTGTTCCACGCAACGACGAGTGGACCCGTTTCGTCCGAACCCTGGCGGAGATCAACGAGAACCGGGACGACGCAGAGGAGCTGGCCGCTCAGCGCCTCTCTGCCTGA
- the dync1i2a gene encoding dynein, cytoplasmic 1, intermediate chain 2a isoform X2: MSDKSELKAELERKKQRLAQIREEKKRKEDERKKKEADPKKDAAPLDDSDLEKKRRETDALLQSMGITSADVPVVPPPMSPTCKSVGTPSEAGSQDSGDGAVGPRRGPLKMGMAKITHVDFPPKEMVSYTKETQTPVMTQQKEEEEEEEEVAPPQLVPEARTEKPVQKEEEEAPPQELTEEEKLQILHSEQFITFFDHSTRIVERALSEHVDVFFDYSGREMEEKEGEIQAGTKLFLNRQFMDERWSKHRVVTCLDWSAQYPELLVASYNNNEEAPHEPDGVALVWNMKYKKNTPEYVFHCQSAVMSAAFAKFHPNLVVGGTYSGQIVLWDNRSNKRTPIQRTPLSAAAHTHPVYCVNVLGTQNANNLISISTDGKMCSWSLDMLSQPQDSLELVLKQSKAVAVTSMSFPLGDVNNFAVGSEDGSVYMACRHGSKAGISEMFEGHHGPITGIDCHTATGPIDFSHLFVTSSFDWTVKLWSTKNNKPLYSFEDNSDYVYDVMWSPTHPALFACVDGVGHLDLWNLNNDTEVPTASTTVEGNPALNRVRWAHSGKEIAVGDSDGQILVYDVGEQIAVPRNDEWTRFVRTLAEINENRDDAEELAAQRLSA; encoded by the exons ATGTCAGACAAAAGCGAGCTAAAAGCGGAGCTTGAAAGGAAGAAGCAACGCCTGGCTCAGATCAGGGAGGAGAAAAAAAGGAAGGAAGATGAGCGCAAAAAGAAAGAG GCTGACCCGAAGAAAGATGCCGCCCCACTGGATGACTCGGACTTGGAGAAAAAGAGACGTGAGACAGATGCCCTTCTGCAGAGCATGGGCATCACGTCAGCTGATGTTCCTGTTG TCCCTCCTCCCATGTCTCCAACCTGCAAATCCGTGGGCACACCAAGCGAGGCAGGGAGCCAAGACTCAGGCGATGGCGCCGTGGGACCCAG GCGTGGACCTCTGAAGATGGGCATGGCCAAGATCACCCATGTTGACTTCCCTCCAAAAGAGATGGTGTCGTACACCAAGGAGACCCAGACACCTGTGATGACCCAGCAGAAAGAAG aggaagaagaagaggaggaagttgCTCCACCACAACTAGTGCCTGAGGCCCGAACAGAGAAACCTGtccagaaagaggaggaggaag cACCTCCACAAGAGCTGACCGAGGAGGAGAAGCTGCAGATCCTCCACTCTGAGCAGTTCATAACCTTCTTTGACCACAGCACCCGCATCGTGGAGCGGGCCCTGTCCGAACATGTGGACGTCTTCTTCGACTACAGTGGTCGcgagatggaggagaaggaggg TGAGATCCAGGCGGGGACCAAGCTGTTTCTGAACAGGCAGTTTATGGACGAGCGCTGGTCCAAGCACCGTGTGGTCACCTGTCTGGACTGGTCCGCTCAG TATCCTGAGCTGCTGGTTGCCTCATACAACAACAACGAGGAAGCCCCCCACGAGCCGGACGGGGTGGCCCTGGTCTGGAACATGAAGTACAAGAAGAACACGCCGGAGTACGTCTTCCACTGCCAG tctGCAGTGATGTCGGCCGCCTTTGCCAAGttccaccctaacctggtggtggGGGGCACCTACTCAGGGCAGATCGTTCTGTGGGACAACCGGAGCAACAAGAGGACCCCCATACAGAGGACCCCCCTGTCAGCAGCAGCACACACG CACCCAGTGTACTGTGTGAACGTGCTGGGCACCCAGAACGCCAACAACCTCATCAGCATCTCTACCGACGGCAAGATGTGTTCCTGGAGCCTGGACATGCTGTCTCAGCCGCAG GACAGCCTGGAGCTGGTGTTGAAGCAGTCGAAGGCCGTCGCTGTCACCTCCATGTCTTTCCCCCTCGGAGATGTCAACAACTTTGCGGTGGGGAGCGAGGACGGTTCCGTCTACATGGCGTGTCGTCATGGaag TAAAGCAGGGATCAGTGAGATGTTTGAGGGCCACCACGGGCCTATCACAGGGATAGACTGTCACACAGCGACCGGGCCCATCGACTTTTCCCACCTGTTTGTCACCTCCTCCTTCGACTGGACCGTCAAGCTGTGGAGCACTAAG AACAACAAGCCGCTGTACTCGTTCGAGGACAACTCGGATTACGTCTACGACGTCATGTGGTCCCCCACTCACCCGGCGCTGTTTGCGTGTGTGGATGGAGTGGGCCATCTTGACCTGTGGAACCTGAACAACGACACTGAG GTTCCTACTGCCAGTACCACAGTGGAGGGGAACCCAGCCCTGAACCGCGTGCGATGGGCCCATTCCGGCAAAGAGATTGCCGTGGGAGACTCTGATGGACAGATTCTGGTCTATGATGTTGGAGAG CAAATCGCTGTTCCACGCAACGACGAGTGGACCCGTTTCGTCCGAACCCTGGCGGAGATCAACGAGAACCGGGACGACGCAGAGGAGCTGGCCGCTCAGCGCCTCTCTGCCTGA